GTTCTAATGGTGTGGATCAAAGATTTAAGCAAAATTGGAGAGAAGCTTCCAAACTGCCATTAGTCAAAGGAGCTTATCACTATTATCGCCCGAATGAGAATAGCACCAAACAAGCCCAGCATTTTATCAAAAATGTAAAGCTCCAATCCGGTGACATGATTCCCGTTTTGGATATTGAAAAGCATAGTACTATTCAAAGTCGGGATCGGTTAAGGCAGGGAATCAAGAACTGGTTGAATTTGGTGGAAGCCCATTTTGGCGTAAAACCGATGATATATACGGGTGACCGTTTTTTTTGGGACGTCCTTCACGGCCAAGGCTTCGACGAATACCCAATTTGGGTTGCCAATTACAATCCCATCGATAAACCAGAAACAAAAAACTGGGTCATCTGGCAATTTTCTGAAGAAGGAAGTTTGGAAGGAATTGGAGAGCGAATTGACCTGAATGTCCTGAGAGGAGGACGGTTTCAACTTCATAAGTTGAAGATGCCTTAGTTCAATTTCAGGTAATTCATGACAGCCTCATCCCCCTTCAAAGATCGATCCGGCATCGAAGTTTTTTCATTGAAAACCCTGAGTTCATCCGCCGAAAGCAGCGTCACAAAGCTTTCATCAAACCCATCCTGATAGGGAATTCGCCCGGCATTGAGTCCGAGGTAGTGCCCAAAGAAATTATAGACCGCAGCCCGTTTGTTTTTGCCATAGTCGTGTCGCTCGCCGGCTAAGTGGACATTATCTACACGACTTTCTACCTGGTAAGTGGAATAGACTTTTTGCACATAGGGAAACTCGATTCGAGGATTATTTTTAGTCCAATCTCCTCCGTCAGAAACCAGCAGCATCGGCCGAGGTGCAGCCAAAGCGGCAATCTCCACATTGTTGGTTTGGTGATCTACGCTTTTGTGAATTGGCATCCCACTTTCGCAGGTGCAGCCTCCAAAGAAATAGGCCGAGACCATCACAACAGGCGCTGAAACTTTGATCCTCGAATCCAAAGCAGTAATCAAAATCGTCTGAGTGCCTCCACCAGATTCGCCTGTCACGCCGATTCGCTCAGGATCCACATCCGGACGAGAAATCAGGTAATCTATCACCCGTTGGGAATTGTAGGTTTGAAGGGTGAGTGCAATCGGAATTTTGTGATCCACCTGCTTGGAATCGCCATAGCCAATCATGTCATAGGCAAATACCACCGCGCCCATTCGTGCGAATGCTGCACTTCGCTTTTGCATGCTTTCTCCAAATCGTAAATCCGGCCCATGACCATGTACGCTGAGAATTGCAGGACTTTTGGTAACTAGAGCTGGATTTAGCGGACGGTAAAGGTTTCCCGTGATGAAAAATCCGGGAAAGCTTTCGATGGCGATGTTCTCCACGATATAGCCATCCATTTCTCGCGTGCTGTGGATGATGGTGTTGAATGGAGCGGTTCGGGCAGGCATTTGCTCAAGCTTCATTCCCTTGATAATCCCTTCTCGGATTACTTCGGCTCTCTTTTCCCAATCCGCTTGCGAAGTCCAGGTGGAAGCGGTTTGGTTCATGAAAATGGCCCCTTCATCCTCTGTCCAGTAGGCGCCTTGGCAGAGCATGCTTTCTTGAGCAAAAACCCTTGTTGCCTGGAAAAGAAGGAATATCGAAATAGGTATGATTGCTTTCTTCATAGGAGCGAGCGCTTATTGAATGACGAGAGAAATTACTGTGGGTTCATATCCAATCCGATGTGAATTGACATAGATCGTTTCCCCTATTTTGGCTTCAAAAGGAGCTGTGTACACCTTCCAACCTTCTTTTTTAGAAAAACGATAGCCGATCGAAGCGCTTGGATTGGAGCAGATCAGGTGAACTTTGCCATTTTCGAATTTGAGTTGAGCCGCAGGAGTCACCGGAGGAGTGTCCTTCCCTTTCCACCAAGTCCGGATCATTTCCATCTCATTCACCGCTCCAAGATCTCCATATTCTTCAATCCACTGCTCATGGGATTTGCGCAGCTCGGCCAACTTCTCAGCAAAAGCAGGGTCGGAGGCAAGATTTTTGAATTCATAGGGATCGGATTGAGTATCGTAGAGTTCCTCCTTGGGTTTGGATGAGGCAAACCATCGGTCTTGATTTTCATTGAGCTTTCCTTCCTCGTGCAGTTTTAATAAATGCGGCATCAAAGGATTTTGAAGCCGGAATCGGATATTTTGATAGTTGGGCTTTTCTGGCATGTAGTTTCGGATGTATTTGAATCGCCCGTCAAAAACAGCCCTCACGCGATCGTATTCACTATCCATTCGATCCCGTGCGGCATAGATGTATTTCCTTGGGGCTGATTTTTGAGCTCCCAAAAATGCTTGTCCCTGCATGCTTTCGGGTATGGGAATTTCAGCCAAAGAAAGTAGGGTGGGTGCAAAATCCACAAAACTGACCAGCTCTTCATTTCGAGTTCCCGCTTCCAAAAATGGAGCTTTGATCAACAAAGGGACCCGCAATCCTCGATCATAGAGCTCACGCTTGACATAAGGTAATCCATCACCATGATCCGAGTAGAAAAAGATGATCGTGTTGTCATACAGTCCATCTTCTTTCAACTGCTTGATCACCTCGCCCACCTGATCATCCATGGTCATCACATTGGTGATAAATCGAGCCATGACATACCTGCTGATCGAATCATCCGGATAGTAAGGAGGGATTTTTACCTTGGCTGGATCAACCTTCAAGGGTTCTTTTTCTCTTGCCCAAACCTGAGATTCATGGGTGGTCACGAAGTTGAAAATGGAGAAAAAAGGCTGGCTTTTGTTCGGTCTGTTACGGTAATGAGCTTTTGGGCTACTTTCATCCCACATCGTCACGGGACTACGGAATTGGTAATCTTCCTTGGAATTGTTCGAAGTGTAATAGCCGGCTTCCCGCAAAATCAATGGGTAAGGCTTCATTCCTTCAGGCAAAACCACAGAATAGCCTTTAAACCCCGGAGGATAATCATCAGAAGCTACGGCAGAAGCTGCCAAAGTTCGCATGTGCATCGCGCCGATGGAGGTTTGGTAAGCTCCTGTAATTA
Above is a window of Algoriphagus sanaruensis DNA encoding:
- a CDS encoding GH25 family lysozyme, whose translation is MPQKQYSSRIWVIVLMLMTLFAAGVFTFRYSNWIKRELTDYTRPTPKWTESYKFGKVFENFPVGILGVDISENQGKINFQKLQLQLQNRPIEFMVIRVTMGSNGVDQRFKQNWREASKLPLVKGAYHYYRPNENSTKQAQHFIKNVKLQSGDMIPVLDIEKHSTIQSRDRLRQGIKNWLNLVEAHFGVKPMIYTGDRFFWDVLHGQGFDEYPIWVANYNPIDKPETKNWVIWQFSEEGSLEGIGERIDLNVLRGGRFQLHKLKMP
- a CDS encoding alpha/beta hydrolase family protein, which gives rise to MKKAIIPISIFLLFQATRVFAQESMLCQGAYWTEDEGAIFMNQTASTWTSQADWEKRAEVIREGIIKGMKLEQMPARTAPFNTIIHSTREMDGYIVENIAIESFPGFFITGNLYRPLNPALVTKSPAILSVHGHGPDLRFGESMQKRSAAFARMGAVVFAYDMIGYGDSKQVDHKIPIALTLQTYNSQRVIDYLISRPDVDPERIGVTGESGGGTQTILITALDSRIKVSAPVVMVSAYFFGGCTCESGMPIHKSVDHQTNNVEIAALAAPRPMLLVSDGGDWTKNNPRIEFPYVQKVYSTYQVESRVDNVHLAGERHDYGKNKRAAVYNFFGHYLGLNAGRIPYQDGFDESFVTLLSADELRVFNEKTSMPDRSLKGDEAVMNYLKLN
- a CDS encoding sulfatase is translated as MKKTFICLMGFFLIFSKTAAQQDLPNIVWIVVEDMSPEHLESYKGTGGKTPHLNALAKESVKYMNAFSTAGVCAPSRAALITGAYQTSIGAMHMRTLAASAVASDDYPPGFKGYSVVLPEGMKPYPLILREAGYYTSNNSKEDYQFRSPVTMWDESSPKAHYRNRPNKSQPFFSIFNFVTTHESQVWAREKEPLKVDPAKVKIPPYYPDDSISRYVMARFITNVMTMDDQVGEVIKQLKEDGLYDNTIIFFYSDHGDGLPYVKRELYDRGLRVPLLIKAPFLEAGTRNEELVSFVDFAPTLLSLAEIPIPESMQGQAFLGAQKSAPRKYIYAARDRMDSEYDRVRAVFDGRFKYIRNYMPEKPNYQNIRFRLQNPLMPHLLKLHEEGKLNENQDRWFASSKPKEELYDTQSDPYEFKNLASDPAFAEKLAELRKSHEQWIEEYGDLGAVNEMEMIRTWWKGKDTPPVTPAAQLKFENGKVHLICSNPSASIGYRFSKKEGWKVYTAPFEAKIGETIYVNSHRIGYEPTVISLVIQ